A region from the Lolium perenne isolate Kyuss_39 chromosome 4, Kyuss_2.0, whole genome shotgun sequence genome encodes:
- the LOC127292147 gene encoding protein SODIUM POTASSIUM ROOT DEFECTIVE 2, which produces MAPLLFKDMRSLSCSSPASTAICPSLERQPMVRPHKAASSPLCQVPTEPRIHRQEGSKKGQHHKGAVANGELVSPAGSSRYLLSGCASGAGAGEIQEVAAAAAAVSPVAPVGDVTRPKEEPAADVKNANTEEQVVVLKVSLHCKACAGKVKKHLSKMEGVRTFSIDFAAKKVTVVGDVTPLGVLTSVSKVKNAQIWAQPPPQPAIAA; this is translated from the exons ATGGCCCCCCTGCTGTTCAAGGACATGAGAAGCCTCTCGTGCTCGTCGCCGGCGTCCACCGCCATATGCCCGAGCCTGGAGCGGCAGCCGATGGTCCGGCCGCACAAGGCCGCCTCCAGCCCGCTCTGCCAGGTTCCCACCGAGCCCAGAATCCACAGGCAAGAAGGCAGCAAGAAGGGGCAGCACCACAAGGGTGCCGTTGCCAATGGCGAGCTCGTCAGCCCGGCCGGGTCGTCCAGGTACCTGCTGAGCGGCTGTGCCAGCGGCGCCGGTGCCGGGGAGATccaggaggtggcggcggcggcggcggcggtttccCCTGTCGCCCCGGTTGGTGATGTCACAAGgccaaaggaggagccagctgctgATGTGAAGAACGCCAACACGGAGGAGCAG GTAGTTGTTCTGAAGGTGTCCCTGCATTGCAAGGCATGCGCGGGCAAGGTGAAGAAGCACCTCTCCAAGATGGAAG GGGTGAGGACGTTCAGCATCGACTTCGCGGCGAAGAAGGTGACGGTGGTGGGCGACGTGACCCCGCTCGGCGTCCTCACCAGCGTCTCCAAGGTAAAGAACGCCCAGATCTGGGcgcagccgccgccgcagcccgcCATCGCCGCCTAG